The window AAGAAACTGCTCAAGCGTGGGACGTTCGCGAAGCCTTATTGTATCGATGTGTCTAGCTCGGGGTCGGAGGAGGATGTGCCACAGCCGGAGCAGTCGGCGTACGGTGGGGATTGTGCGGATGACGATGGCGGCAGCGATGGCAATGAGGAGCATAGAGCTGTGAAGAGGAGGAAATTGAACAGGAGGCAAAGTGCCCATAGTGATAGCGAGGAGGATACAACATTTGTATGTGATGTCAAGGAAGGATCAGGTTCTAGGAGGGTACAAGAAGGAGCACCTCGTAGGCAGGTTAAGAAGGAGGGTTCCaacaagaaaaaggatggctccACTCCACAATGCGTCAGAAACAATGGACCAAAAGTTGGGAGACAAACAAATGGGCTCAATGGACAGGGTGGTGTATCCTTCAAGAGAAATGTAAAGATTGCTCAGAGGAGGAAGCGCAGGCAAGCAACGGCAGACCAAGAAAAGTATGGTCATTTGCTCGACCCCATGTTTAATGAAATAGAGAGCAACCAATATGAGCCTGTTCCTGAAGAGCAAATTGACAGGAGATTGCCCCTGGTATTCGCATTTGGGGATGACGATAAGCTGGAAGAGAAATCCAAACATGACAAGTTACAGGATGAAGATGAACTGTGGAAAGAATTTGATTTTGCTTTGGAATCCATAAATGTTTGTTCTCACAACTGCGAGGAGGTACATCGTGCTCTCTGCTACGCAAATATAGTTAGAATTATACTTATTATCTAAAATGATAATTCTAATTATGTCAATAGAAGTGCGCTATCAGCCCTGACTTTTGTGTTTCTTGAATGGCTTTAATGTGAGGTTTATTATTTAATCAGGAATAATAGCTAGGATGGATTCtatatatatcttatataagcCAAGTAAATGTGTCTAATGACTAGTTTTGGATTCTGAAACTATTATTGAAATTAAATCAGCCTGCTCCAAACCTGACTATTGATCATTAATTTATAGAACAATAAACTGTTTTGTCTTTTGTGTATGAATAGATATTTATGTAcataaaaattcaaaacaaaGAGTAATTAAGAAACAAAAGGTTTGTTTGCATaagaatatatatgtatggcgCAGTCGCAGTCCCATTTTTCTTGCTTTGTTTCCCTTTCTAAGTGCAACTGCTTACTTGCACCATTGTAAATATTGCTGCCTTTTCTTAATATAACACCAGCAATTGCTTGctcggtttcaaaaaaaaagaaaaaagaaagaatatatatttaaaaagaaaGTTAGTCTTGCTGCCTCACAAGATTATTCATAGCTGTAGTATCATTTAATTTGTAGTAAAATTTTATATGCATATAAGTATGCAAAATAAATGCATCATCAATAGCCCTTGCTAATACACGAGTTAGCTTAATGTTCTTTGTGGATATCCATCAGCCTCAGGAAGTGGTTGTCAGAATAAGTTTGTAAAGCCTCCCTATAGGGAGGTCTGAGTTGCCTTGTTTGTCCTCTCAGCATGTTAGGACAAACATTAACTTTTGTATGCATTCAAATGTAAACCTCTTTTGGAAATTCTGTGTTTTTTTATCTCCagtaaaaaaatctaaatacaAAAGTGATGCTCATATCGTTGTTTTCAGGGTGAAAAGGAAGATGAGCAAGAAATCCCTGCGGACAAAGCAGCTTCATGCATCCAAGGGAAGCATGAGCTCATTATTGATGAGCAAATAGGACTTCGATGCAAGCACTGCAACTTTGTTGATCTTGAAATCAGATTCGTACTTCCCTCCATGGTAAGCTACTACCGTACACTCCAACATGTTTCCCAAAGACCTTATACTTCACCTGACTGATGCTTTTGCCTTTCTTCTGATTAATCATCTATTATCTtgcaaaaaattatatatgttttcttttttttctcattcaaTAGGTAAAGTCCTGTACTGAAAGGGACATGAGAAAAGATCACGAGTTAGACTTGTTTTTTGATGATATCCTAACATCAGCGGGATATGAAGGACCACGTGATTTTGGTGGTAAAAAGACTGGCCTGGTTTGGGATCTAGTTCCTGGGGTCCGGGAGGACATGTTCCCGCACCAGCAAGAAGGTTTTGAGTTCATGTGGAGAAAACTAGCAGGGGGGACTTCAATTGAACAGCTGAGGAACAATGCAAACACTATTGAAGGTGGCTGTGTGATTTCTCATGCACCAGGGACAGGGAAGACCAGACTAGCAATCACATTTGTTCAATCCTACTTTGCGTTTTTTCCCGAGTGCTGTCCAGTGATAATTGCTCCCAGAGGGATGCTTGCTACATGGGAACAGGAGTTCAGAAAATGGAAGGTGAAGGTCCCTTTTCATGTATTGAACTCCAAGGAGATTAACTGGAAAGAAGACAGGACCATCAAACAGCTGGCTATCATGGATGAAAATTTGGCCCAAAGTTTGGCTAGAAACAAATTGGATCACAAATTTAGGCGAAAGTTGAAGTTGGCATCATGGCGTAAAGGGAGCAGTATAATTGGTGTGAGCTATACGCTTTTCAGGAAACTAGCGAACCAGAGCAGCATGGATGGGAACATGGTGAGGAATCTGCTCCTTGAGATGCCCGACTTGTTGGTCCTTGATGAAGGGCACACACCAAGGAACAAGAAAAGTCTCATATGGAAGGTTCTTGAAGAAGTTCGCACCAAAAAGCGAATAATTCTATCTGGTACTCCATTTCAGAATAGCTTTCTTGAGCTCTCTAATGTCCTGTACCTGATTAGACCAAAGTTTGCAAGACACTTCGCTTCTAAAAGTTTCAAGAAAATAGGCCTTGAGGATTACTGGACATCCTTGACACTGAATAACATAACAGAGAAAAAGATAGATGAAATCCGGCAAATACTCGATCCAATTGTGCACATCCATAACGGTGACATTCTTCAAAAGTCTCTTCCAGGATTGAGAGAATCAGTTGTGATTCTGAATCCTCTTCCTCATCAAAAGGAAATCATCACAGCAATGGAGAACACAGTGACAATGGGGACTCTTGATGCAGAATACAAGATCTCCCTTGCATCTATACACCCGTTCCTCGTCACATGTGCAAAACTGTCGGAAAAAGAAACATCTTCTGTGGATGTCTCTTTGCTGAAGAGCTTACGGCCAAACCCGTGCGTAGGAGTCAAAACAAAATTTGTTTTGGAAATTGTCCGTTTGTGTGAAGCCATGAAAGAGCGAGTACTTGTTTTCAGTCAATATCTTGAACCACTATCTCTGATCATGGACCAACTTAGTAAAATGTTCAATTGGATAGAAGGTGAGGAGATCCTACTGATGAGTGGAAATGTCCTTGTTCAAAATCGAGAAGCTTTGATGGAGGCCTTCAATGACATGAAAAGCAATGCCAAGGTAATGCTTGCATCAACGAAGGCATGCTGTGAAGGCATTACACTTATCGGGGCATCACGTGTGGTTCTCCTTGATGTTGTATGGAACCCTTCAGTTGGAAGGCAGGCGATTGGCCGAGCTTATAGAATTGGTCAAGAGAAGATTGTGTATACATACAATCTAATCACAGAAGGGACAAAGGAGAAGGACAAATATGATAGGCAAGCTAAGAAGGATCATATGTCCAAACTGCTATTTTCAAAAGAACCCCATGCTGCAGGATTCAACTTGTCTCAAGAAGTGATATTCAATGACAAGATATTGGAAGCAATGACATCACATAGGGAGCTCAAAGACATGTTTGTGAAGATTCTCCATTCTCACTAACAGTAAACTTACAGCTAAATCTGGTAATTTGATTCTTATGAGACTAAAATGCAATTTGATTCTTTTGAGATTAAAATGTCAGTTTGATTCATCTAAGACTAAACTTTGTTGTCCTTTTTTATGTTGTTTGCGGAAAAGTAGGCATGCGGACTCAAGTTTCATCCATATCTGATTTTTTTGGCTTCTCAAGAAGAAAATCACCTGAATTTTTGGAGGATGGTAAGCTCAGGAATGTTGATGTGAATAAATTATTCACTGTCAGGCTATGCGACTGATATTGAAGTGTTGATTGCTCAAATGTTGAAACTGGGATTAATTGCTACCATGTTTTGTGGTGATCTAGGCACCGTTAGAACTGTAGCGATGGAAGCATGAAGATGTGCCTTATTTTTTATGTCCCTATGTCCTGACCGAAGATTCTCGGTTCATACTTCATACTATGTACGATCTTGTAACTGAGCCTTACGGTTTTTGTAGGGAGGTTGCATATCCTTGGTAAGTATATGGAAAGGCACATCGGTATATAAGTTACTAGTTGATCAGCATCTATATCCTAACTGGAAATTACGTATACAAGTTACTTATGTGTTTTCTTAATTTAGGGAATGCAGCGCTGCTTCTTATCTGTGGAGAGGAAAATGTGTCTGCACCGCCATACTGTGCTGCCTGGAATTTTGCTCAGCTATAGATGCTCAAAGGACTGAATAGAAATTGTAGAAAAACCTGCAAGGCCTGAGAATaggggaattttttttaattgcttAGAGTTCCAGGGCTTCCTTGAGTTCCTAGGCCAGATGCACGAATGGATGACCCTGAAGCTCGTATACTGAACCATGAGATGATCTGTTCTTGAGCTGCACAATGGCACAATGGATGGTTGACATTTGGTTGTACTGCTTTTACAAATACCCAGTTGGCGATTGTTTTGTCTGCTTCTTCTACATTCTGGTTGCAGTACTAGTCCTCATTTGACTAACTAGCTCTGTGCTTTGCGAAATCCATTGACGTTTCAGTGTCCTGGGTATTTGGGAGATCGCGTCTCAGGCTAGTTGCagccagggtttcccaaaccgccagTGCCGGGGTTACcacgccccggcggtaagcacggttaccgcgcggtaaccgcggtaaccgcgaaaaaccgtgcaaaatttatcaaaaaatcaaattatttttaaaatttatttgaatataaggaggttaccgtggtatttatattaccgtaccccgcggtaagcccggtaaccgcgcggttaccggcggtaaggTAAACGCTGGTTGCAGCTACCACCGTTCAACCATGCAATCACACGTTGGTGAGCTTCACGTTTTAGCTTGTGTTTGCACGGTGCAAAGCCTGGAAATTTTGTGACAACTGAGAACTGAGAGAACAGACGTTCAAAGGTCCATGCTTTCAAAACGCTTCTTTTTTCAACCGAGACGCCGGTCCAAGACCTCTAAGCTCTGCGCTGAGCAAAAAACACTTTGGCTACTTGATTAAAAACGTGTCCGAAAACAGTTTAGTGCCTTCTCGATATCGTGCAGAACTGCAGATCCAATTGGAAATCCCCGGGACTTGTTACGTGCTTTGTGCCTCCACAGATGTCCTGCTTGTGTAACGTCGAGAATTCTTGACTCGTACTAGTATATGACTCGAGCAGTTCGATCCACCAGCCAACTGAACTGAAGAAAATAATGCAGAAAGATAGCATCAAAACACCCTTTCTTCTTCGACAAACTCTCTACTTTCAACGATTCCCTTGCAGAATAACTTTCTTGATGAATAATTCTATTAGGCTCTAACCAGCGGTGCAATGCCGTGTCACCGAGCCTAATAGAGTTCCTGTTTGTATTCTCGAAAGAGTTCCTGTTTGTTCCCGGCACGCTTTCAAAGTCACTCAGCTATTAATGCCTTCGGATTCCAGAGATGAAAATCACGCCTTTGGTTCGCCAAATTTCCGTCTCGTGAGCTTCTCGTCGTTCTTGTGCTTGTTTTCCGTCGAATCCTCGTGCAATTCTGTGAGAAAAAGAGGGCGATCTCCGGTGCTGCCATGAACGCGCTAGCCGCCACCAGCCGCAACTTCCGGCAGGCGGCGAGGCTACTCGGCCTCGACTCCAAACTCCAGAAGAGCCTTCTGATCCCTCTCCGCGAGATCAAGGTACCCGATTCCCTGCTTGCATTGCATAGATTGATTGATAGATGCTCTGTGTGATTTGTGTGATTTCCTGCTTCTCTGTTTCTCGCAATTTGATGCTTGATTCAGTGGTTCACATCGGCTTCACTGAACCATTGGCATTTGTGTGTTCAGGTTGAATGCACCATCCCCAAAGACGATGGCACCTTGGCGACGTTTGTTGGGTTCAGAGTGCAGCATGACAATTCCCGTGGCCCGATGAAAGGCGGCATCAGGTATCACCCTGAGGTGAGGAGATGATGTTTTTCTGCCAATTCCTTTAGAAACTACAAAATTTCTTGCGTTCCAAAAGAGTAGGTCTTTAGAAGGATCGATTAGTATTGTAACCATCAAGGTTTCTCCCTGGACAGGTTGACCCAGATGAAGTGAATGCACTTGCTCAGCTGATGACATGGAAgactgctgttgctgctgtgccTTATGGTGGAGCAAAGGGAGGCATTGGGTGCACTCCTGGTGAACTGAGTAGAAGTGAACTTGAGCGTTTAACGCGCGTGTTTACCCAGAAAATTCATGACCTCATTGGGATCAATACAGATGTTCCAGCCCCTGACATGGGAACAAATGCACAGGTGAGTCATCCAATTCCATCTGCCTTATAATTTATCATCTGCTGTCTTCATACTCTGCTTCTTCTTTACATgtttctgaaaattttattttcaactgTCACAGACCATGGCATGGATACTAGATGAATACTCAAAGTTCCATGGCCACTCCCCAGCTGTTGTCACGGGAAAGCCAATTGTGAGTTTACATGAGTCATGAAAAACCTATTTCATCTAGACAAACtcttcatattttatcattaacTTTACTTATTGTCTTATTTGATATAGGATCTTGGAGGATCCTTAGGAAGAGATGCTGCGACTGGCCGCGGTGTTATGTATGCTACTGAGGCTTTATTGACTGAATACAGCGAGTCAATTTCAGGATCAACCTTTGTTATCCAGGTAACAATGACAACATTATTGATTGACTTAACAATATGTTAATATTAGGATGCCAAAAATTGTATAACTTTGTACTTGATCAACTACTAATCTTTTCTGCAGGGTTTGGGGAATGTTGGTTCTTGGGCAGCCAAGCTCATCCATCAGAAAGGTGGCAAGATAGTTGCAGTTGGAGATGTAACAGGTGCAATCAGAAATAAATCCGGGATAGACATACCTGCTCTCTTGAAGCACAGGAGCGAGGGTGGATCTTTGGAGGACTTCTACGGTGCAGAAGTTATGGACGCTGCAGAGCTGCTTGTGCATGAATGTGATGTTCTCGTCCCGTGCGCCTTGGGTGGTGTTCTCAACAGGTAAGAACGGCGCATTGCTGCATTTGATAAAAGAATCTCGTATTATGGTAATTTGATTGATGTTTTTGCTACATTTTCACCTGGTTTCCAATATCTCATTATTAGGCCGTAGTGTTTCCAAAGAAATATGTAGTACAAATTTCATATGTAGCGCAAACCTAAAAACTAACGTAGGATCCAATTAAAAATAAACCGTCTAAGATATCCTGAGTAAAGCATTTACTCCCAATAAAACTTTTTACTTATTATTAAATCTgagagtaaaagttttactcggGGTGATGAGGACAAATCTTAGAcgtcagtttttttttatcctaTGGTAGTTTCTAGGTTTGTAAACTGCAAATGAGATTTGCTTTATATTTTCCTGTGTTTCCATTCATATAAATATTGGCACCTTGGTATTTGGTAGTGTGTGCGGTGTCATGATACCAAAAATTGTTAGCTGTGTATTGTGGAGTTTTCTGTTTTAGTTTTCTACCTTAGTCTAGCTGCATGTTGCAGAATTGCTAATTCACATGAGTTATCTGCAGAGAAAATGCAGCTGAAGTGAAGGCCAGATTCATAATTGAGGGGGCTAATCATCCCACTGATACAGAAGCTGATGAGGTAAGCTCAAAACCACAatgagctctctctctctctctctctctctctccttcaaGGAACATGAATATCCTCAAGACATCAAGAATGATAATTTATTTATAATTCTAATCTTTTGAGCTTACTCTCTGCCTTGAAGATACTCGCAAAGAAGGGAGTCATTGTGCTGCCAGATATCTATGCAAATTCAGGCGGCGTGGTCGTCAGCTATTTTGAGTGGGTTCAGGTAATAGAACAGAAGATTTTGTGCCTTCTTTGGATCTTTCCCATGAATCTAATGGCATATGTTTGTGCTACGCCTATGGTGCAGAACATTCAGGGCTTCATGTGGGATGAAGAGAAGGTGAACAGGGAGCTCCAAAAGTACATGAAGAACGCTTTTCAGAACATCAAGGACATGTGCAAATCCCAAAACTGCAACCTTAGGATGGGGGCATTCACTTTGGGGGTTAACCGGGTTGCAAAGGCTACTCTGTTGAGGGGATGGGAGGCATGAGAATCTGTTGAGGAATCACCTCAATTTTGTAATTCAAAATCTTCATTCGGTAATATATTGGCACAATCTGGTACAGTGTTGGTTGTCACTAGATTTTACAAGGAATTCTAACTAAAGGCAccttttagagcaagtttaatagtatagcccactactagctacaattcatctatagccaatctaatagccaattcatacaatagttgcttactatacactattaatatatggccccacctgtcatacgcacattgcatcttggagtccgtgctgcagctggctacaaatctgtagctcgctgctcttctctctcatctttcatctccaattcatctagagcaggtacaatagcaggctattaaccagctataaacatattttaatgagataaaagatgagagaggagcagcgggctacagatttgtagccagctatagcacggactccaaaatgcaatgtgtgtatgacaggtgggaccatatattaatagtatatagtaagcaactattgtatgaactggctattagattggctatagatgaattggagctagtagtgggctatactattaaagtTGCTCTTAGAGAGACTTCCTTTTTGTTCTAGATTTTGTTTTACCTCATGCAGTCATTTAAtcattgtgaatttgtgatcatTTTGGCCATCATTCCTTTCTTGGAATGGAAAGCCTGCACACTATCTTGCTGTACATCAAAAGATATACAACCATTGATCAGAAGCATGCTGGCAAGAAGTTTTAACTCTCAACCAAATGAATAATATTGTAGTTTTTCCAAGTTACTTCCACTCTGTTTTCATGCTCATTTGTATATCTCTGTTGCAACCCCAGAACTCAACGGTCAAGTGCACAAGAAATTTATCTCTCAGTCTGCAAGTTTACAGATATCATACACCTTCTTGCCTATTTTACACACTACATGACTAAACTTGCATCTCAGATTAGATATTTGAGATGTGCCCAGACTGCTCTGAGATTTTTCGATCTCCTTAATTGCTTGTTTCAGTTTGCAGCTAACATCACCCAATGCCCACGCCAGTGATATATGTGGCCGTGGATTCTGCCATAAGTTCAAGACACTAGTTAAATAATTTTGCACAAATGTGGTGATGCTACAGATGATAATGAATTAGTGATACTCTGGGTGGGACACTATAATCATTCTAATCAGCCAGTGACTGATTCTGTCAGACAGATGTtccaaaccaaacaaaattATAGTACACTACCGCCCTCCCCTTATATTGCAGCAGTGTATTAGATTTCTGTTTTAGGTTGCAATTATGTTGCTCGCATGTTTTGAAATTAAACCATAAAATATGTGTGATGTGGTACCCATCAAGTAAAATATGCAGAACACCAGCACAAACATTGCTAAAGAATATATTACCTTATAGAATTCAGGAAGCCCATGTAATCGATATACATCATCTACCATCGTTATCTGTTTACTAATCTGCAAAAGTTTAACAAACAGTAAGTTAATAGTGCATTTCATTAATGACATATAAGAACATATATTATATGGTATTTTTATTATCAGACTTAGTAAAAAGATCCATACAATGCCTAAAGATGCTAGGACACTAGGTAGATAGTATTAAGCACCTCTGGCAACCCAGTACTTGTAACTTCTAGCGAAAGAAATGACCGTGTACAATCATCATTGACAAAATGCTCCCATTTGTTGAAGTCCATCCAATACCTGATTAATATATAGTCAATTCTATCAGTGCAAAAAATTATTATACCCAAATAGGTACATAAAGCAAGTATAATCTGTAGACAAGTACACATAGTCTGTCCACTGAAAGGAGTTAAATAGTAAGAACTCAGCAATAAAGGTATAAGAGATGACTAACCGTTGCTGTGAGCGGAACTTTTGCCGAAGCATTGCGACAAGGGACTCAATTTGATGCACCTGAATTGCAACAGTTCTTCCTAAACTTACATGAAACTCCCTGCTCAGAAGCACTTTCTCAAGCTTTTGTTCATCCTTGCACAACTCGGAAAGTGCATAATCTGCATCGATGGCATAGAGATCCGGCACAAAAGACGCGGCTCTTCTCATAACAAGGACCAGGTGTTTCTTTGCATCAGAAGGTATGACAACTGCACGAGAGAGATCTATATGTAAGAGCAAGGGCCTTTCAGGACGTAAAATTTTACATGTCCAACAGTGAGAAAGTGAATCCTTCTACCCGTTTTCTGTTCAAT of the Oryza sativa Japonica Group chromosome 2, ASM3414082v1 genome contains:
- the LOC107277028 gene encoding SNF2 domain-containing protein CLASSY 4, giving the protein MPRRKGKGKGVEDEVEVYEPASPPERVLIILDSSEDDLDLQEVRRSLMITGRGRARAAERVGEEAPRGSGRRAAPVVASRRRRRRSRSRSRSPRAARPRAESSRRPTARRARARARSPSLEIIDVDSGSDRGVVRVKEEPRSGSDSDYNGARGRARARARAPVAATAAKKKKRKRGKEAPSRAQESREVVRVKEEPNSDGNGAGGRARARSPVAAAAKQRKRGGREAPSRAQESRVPVQIKEEPYSGSDSDGNVAGGRAVVPAADAKQGKRGKKTPSRGKGRRVVVRETSTPAAPSNGAPSVGRGKGRGPGRGRQRSKGAVRGRATPVNRVSTGVGSRTRSRLAEQGRAFAQEEEEQVEEREEEEEEEEQGRAFAQVKEEQVEEQEEDEEEGEEEMEMEVEVEVRSDDNDHGNGGIRGEGGGTDDVAEIEEEELGTDEDETSDDSDENFSDEEGDEEELEEEEEEEEEEEDDDDDDEEEEEPGDAPDQPGEAGEESPPRSRIMAMPLMGKRMFEGFSFLQQVDTSTGRDIRARTRSNFKRKKLLDKKLLKRGTFAKPYCIDVSSSGSEEDVPQPEQSAYGGDCADDDGGSDGNEEHRAVKRRKLNRRQSAHSDSEEDTTFVCDVKEGSGSRRVQEGAPRRQVKKEGSNKKKDGSTPQCVRNNGPKVGRQTNGLNGQGGVSFKRNVKIAQRRKRRQATADQEKYGHLLDPMFNEIESNQYEPVPEEQIDRRLPLVFAFGDDDKLEEKSKHDKLQDEDELWKEFDFALESINVCSHNCEEGEKEDEQEIPADKAASCIQGKHELIIDEQIGLRCKHCNFVDLEIRFVLPSMVKSCTERDMRKDHELDLFFDDILTSAGYEGPRDFGGKKTGLVWDLVPGVREDMFPHQQEGFEFMWRKLAGGTSIEQLRNNANTIEGGCVISHAPGTGKTRLAITFVQSYFAFFPECCPVIIAPRGMLATWEQEFRKWKVKVPFHVLNSKEINWKEDRTIKQLAIMDENLAQSLARNKLDHKFRRKLKLASWRKGSSIIGVSYTLFRKLANQSSMDGNMVRNLLLEMPDLLVLDEGHTPRNKKSLIWKVLEEVRTKKRIILSGTPFQNSFLELSNVLYLIRPKFARHFASKSFKKIGLEDYWTSLTLNNITEKKIDEIRQILDPIVHIHNGDILQKSLPGLRESVVILNPLPHQKEIITAMENTVTMGTLDAEYKISLASIHPFLVTCAKLSEKETSSVDVSLLKSLRPNPCVGVKTKFVLEIVRLCEAMKERVLVFSQYLEPLSLIMDQLSKMFNWIEGEEILLMSGNVLVQNREALMEAFNDMKSNAKVMLASTKACCEGITLIGASRVVLLDVVWNPSVGRQAIGRAYRIGQEKIVYTYNLITEGTKEKDKYDRQAKKDHMSKLLFSKEPHAAGFNLSQEVIFNDKILEAMTSHRELKDMFVKILHSH
- the LOC4330164 gene encoding glutamate dehydrogenase 3, mitochondrial, producing the protein MNALAATSRNFRQAARLLGLDSKLQKSLLIPLREIKVECTIPKDDGTLATFVGFRVQHDNSRGPMKGGIRYHPEVDPDEVNALAQLMTWKTAVAAVPYGGAKGGIGCTPGELSRSELERLTRVFTQKIHDLIGINTDVPAPDMGTNAQTMAWILDEYSKFHGHSPAVVTGKPIDLGGSLGRDAATGRGVMYATEALLTEYSESISGSTFVIQGLGNVGSWAAKLIHQKGGKIVAVGDVTGAIRNKSGIDIPALLKHRSEGGSLEDFYGAEVMDAAELLVHECDVLVPCALGGVLNRENAAEVKARFIIEGANHPTDTEADEILAKKGVIVLPDIYANSGGVVVSYFEWVQNIQGFMWDEEKVNRELQKYMKNAFQNIKDMCKSQNCNLRMGAFTLGVNRVAKATLLRGWEA
- the LOC4330165 gene encoding U6 snRNA phosphodiesterase; translated protein: MDALVANYASDSDSDGDAPAATAGEAAPVPPEPSALLPPPPLDLLQPPNFVDCSTMAQGSRVRSFPHVEGNYALHVYIPVVIPSDAKKHLVLVMRRAASFVPDLYAIDADYALSELCKDEQKLEKVLLSREFHVSLGRTVAIQVHQIESLVAMLRQKFRSQQRYWMDFNKWEHFVNDDCTRSFLSLEVTSTGLPEISKQITMVDDVYRLHGLPEFYKNPRPHISLAWALGDVSCKLKQAIKEIEKSQSSLGTSQISNLRCKFSHVVCKIGKKVYDICKLAD